A region from the Vicia villosa cultivar HV-30 ecotype Madison, WI linkage group LG3, Vvil1.0, whole genome shotgun sequence genome encodes:
- the LOC131659940 gene encoding uncharacterized protein LOC131659940, translated as MMWYQERMHKSSHSANPKFMLCCGNGKVELPMLRQPPEILAKLLLDHENVVSRKFQQHIRVYNMMFAFTSPGAKLDNRFNDGRGPLTLRIQGQCCHRIGSLLPAQGQKPKFAQLYIYDTENEIENRMHGLRNKENFDPVVINQLSNMLYEFNPHAKSFQMAKQWLNNGEAPNLKLRLISNRSTDGRVYNQPTVSEVAALVVGDIDTAEMRDIIMQTKGGRLQRINELHAAYMAYQYPLIFPYGEDGYRPDVAYRDLPFKENSIRNRLTIREWLAFRIQTRLTEAKTLLSSRRLFQQFLVDGYTTLESEKLEWLRKNQPKLQVTKYNSLEKEGEQSQLLGVSIGKRVVLPSSFVGGRRFMDQLYYDGMAICSKVGFPDLFITFTYMYTIEFQKRGLAHAHILIFLHPSNKYPGPEDIDKIISAEVPDPETHPRLYNLVKAHMVHGP; from the exons atgatgtgGTATCAAGAGAGGATGCACAAGAGTTCCCATTCCGCTAACCCGAAGTTTATGTTGTGTTGTGGGAACGGGAAAGTTGAACTACCAATGCTTAGACAACCTCCAGAAATACTTGCAAAGCTATTGCTTGATCACGAGAATGTTGTTAGCCGGAAATTTCAACAACACATCCGTGTTTACAACATGATGTTTGCATTTACTTCACCTGGAGCAAAGTTGGACAATCGTTTTAACGATGGACGTGGGCCACTAACACTAAGGATACAAGGTCAATGCTGTCATCGAATCGGAAGTTTGTTGCCTGCTCAAGGTCAAAAACCGAAGTTTGCTCAATTATATATTTATGACACGGAGAATGAAATTGAAAACCGAATGCATGGACTAAG GAACAAAGAAAACTTTGATCCAGTGGTTATCAATCAGTTATCCAATATGCTGTATGAATTCAATCCTCATGCTAAGAGTTTTCAGATGGCAAAGCAATGGTTGAATAATGGGGAAGCTCCAAACTTGAAGCTGCGACTCATTTCTAACAGATCCACTGATGGGAGAGTGTATAATCAACCAACTGTATCTGAGGTTGCAGCCTTGGTTGTCGGTGATATTGACACAGCTGAAATGAGGGATATCATAATGCAAACAAAGGGAGGACGACTTCAAAGAATCAACGAACTGCATGCAGCTTATATGGCTTACCAGTATCCTTTGATATTTCCTTATGGTGAGGATGGTTATAGACCTGATGTAGCATATAGAGACTTGCCTTTCAAAGAAAATAGCATAAGAAATAGGCTTACAATACGCGAGTGGCTTGCATTTCGCATTCAAACAAGGTTAACCGAAGCTAAGACTCTGCTATCTTCTAGAAGGTTGTTTCAGCAATTCCTGGTCGATGGTTACACAACGTTGGAGTCCGAGAAACTAGAATGGCTACGCAAAAACCAACCTAAGCTTCAGGTTACCAAGTACAACTCTTTAGAGAAAGAGGGCGAACAGAGTCAACTTCTAGGTGTAAGCATAGGTAAGCGAGTTGTTTTGCCTTCGTCCTTTGTCGGTGGTCGTAGGTTTATGGATCAATTATACTATGATGGGATGGCTATATGCAGTAAAGTTGGGTTTCCTGATTTGTTTATTACTTTTACCT ATATGTACACCATTGAGTTCCAAAAGAGAGGATTGGCCCATGCCCATATATTGATCTTTTTGCATCCTTCAAACAAATATCCAGGACCCGAAGACATTGACAAGATCATAAGTGCTGAAGTGCCCGATCCGGAGACACACCCTCGGTTGTACAATTTGGTGAAGGCTCACATGGTTCATGGTCCCTGA